A stretch of Bombina bombina isolate aBomBom1 chromosome 2, aBomBom1.pri, whole genome shotgun sequence DNA encodes these proteins:
- the SMIM27 gene encoding small integral membrane protein 27 — MILISKRAVEWVYSLILLCIVLISWGFVLYAARFAAIWQLQKKYPNQILNT; from the exons ATGATTTTGATCAGTAAGAGAGCAGTCGAGTGGGTTTACTCACTG ATACTCCTGTGTATAGTGCTGATATCCTGGGGCTTTGTCCTTTATGCAGCAAGATTTGCAGCTATCTGGCAGCTACAGAAGAAATATCCTAATCAAATTTTAAACACATAG